One window of Desulfarculus baarsii DSM 2075 genomic DNA carries:
- a CDS encoding ATP-dependent DNA helicase gives MNEGTKPDLQRASALALGSTGPLAAALEDFAPRQGQLIMAQAVAQALTEQTPLMVEAGTGTGKTLAYLTPVVASGLKTVVSTGTKTLQDQVAQKELPLLGRVVAPGLRWAVLKGRGNYLCPRRYLAFAAQPDLGLPGALSGLAALESWRRRSQSGDLDEVRGEAVGEALLAEITANAEQCLGGRCEHREDCPLMEARRRAAEADIVVVNHHLFLADLRLKAEGRGEALPRYQAVIFDEAHMLPEVATAIFGVGVSERRLSVLLKDMTREVGPDQRMDQAARAVEQEGREFFGALRALAGPSGHRGLGPDELARIAPLAGALGAALEELAQAVSRLEGEEAKSIAARAGAVAMDLQAAVAPAPGHTVAWIERRGRGVAINLSPVEVGPHLEHALYQEIGRLVFTSATMAAGDDLGPMIRRLGLPEETRRHIVGSPFDQARQSILYVPRRMPMPADSAFTSAVAEQVRAILRLSRGRAFVLFTSHRNMEAVSAMLTPELEYACLVQGQAPRLELLRRFVELSPSVLFATASFWQGVDVPGPALSAVIVDKLPFAPPDDPLVAARMALLESRGHNGFAHLMVPEAILGLKQGLGRLLRTPHDRGVLAVLDNRLLTKPYGRRFLKALAPAPLTSDLADVARFFAGRQAEPPSQN, from the coding sequence GTGAATGAAGGAACAAAACCAGATCTCCAGCGGGCCAGCGCCCTTGCGTTGGGCTCCACCGGCCCCTTGGCGGCCGCCTTGGAAGACTTCGCGCCGCGCCAAGGCCAACTGATCATGGCCCAGGCCGTGGCCCAGGCCCTGACCGAGCAAACGCCTCTGATGGTCGAGGCCGGCACGGGCACGGGCAAAACCCTGGCTTATCTGACGCCGGTGGTGGCCAGCGGCCTCAAGACCGTTGTCAGCACCGGCACCAAAACCCTGCAAGACCAGGTGGCGCAAAAGGAACTGCCCCTGCTGGGCCGCGTCGTGGCCCCTGGCCTGCGCTGGGCGGTGCTCAAGGGCCGGGGCAATTATCTCTGTCCGCGACGTTATCTGGCCTTTGCCGCCCAGCCCGACCTGGGGCTGCCCGGCGCGCTTTCGGGTCTGGCCGCCTTGGAGTCCTGGCGGCGGCGCAGCCAAAGCGGCGATCTGGATGAAGTGCGCGGCGAGGCCGTCGGCGAGGCCCTGCTGGCCGAGATAACCGCCAACGCCGAGCAATGCCTGGGTGGCCGTTGCGAGCATCGCGAAGACTGCCCGCTGATGGAAGCCCGCCGCCGCGCCGCCGAGGCCGACATCGTGGTGGTCAACCACCATCTGTTCCTGGCCGACCTGCGCCTGAAGGCCGAGGGGCGCGGCGAGGCCCTGCCCCGCTATCAGGCCGTGATCTTCGACGAGGCCCACATGCTGCCCGAGGTGGCCACGGCCATCTTCGGGGTGGGCGTCTCCGAACGCCGCCTGAGCGTGCTGCTCAAGGACATGACCCGCGAGGTCGGCCCCGACCAGCGGATGGACCAGGCGGCCCGCGCGGTGGAGCAAGAGGGCCGGGAGTTCTTCGGCGCGCTGCGGGCTCTGGCCGGCCCCAGCGGGCACCGTGGCCTGGGGCCCGATGAACTGGCGCGCATCGCGCCGCTGGCCGGGGCCCTGGGCGCGGCGCTGGAGGAACTGGCCCAGGCCGTGAGTCGCCTGGAGGGCGAGGAGGCCAAGTCCATCGCCGCTCGGGCCGGGGCCGTGGCCATGGATCTGCAAGCGGCCGTCGCCCCCGCGCCGGGCCACACCGTGGCCTGGATCGAGCGGCGCGGCCGGGGCGTGGCCATCAATCTATCGCCGGTGGAGGTGGGCCCCCACCTGGAGCACGCCCTGTATCAGGAAATCGGCCGCCTGGTCTTCACCAGCGCCACCATGGCCGCCGGCGACGACCTGGGCCCGATGATCCGCCGCCTGGGCCTGCCGGAGGAGACCCGGCGGCACATCGTCGGATCTCCCTTCGACCAGGCCAGGCAGTCGATCCTCTACGTGCCCCGCCGCATGCCCATGCCGGCCGACTCGGCCTTCACCTCGGCCGTGGCCGAGCAGGTGCGCGCCATCCTGCGCCTGAGCCGGGGCCGGGCCTTCGTGCTGTTCACCAGCCACCGCAACATGGAGGCGGTCAGCGCCATGCTCACGCCCGAGTTGGAGTACGCCTGCCTGGTGCAAGGCCAGGCCCCGCGTCTGGAGCTGTTGCGGCGCTTTGTCGAGCTTTCGCCCAGCGTGCTTTTCGCCACCGCCAGCTTTTGGCAAGGGGTGGACGTGCCCGGCCCGGCCCTGAGCGCGGTGATCGTCGACAAGCTGCCCTTTGCCCCGCCCGACGACCCGCTGGTGGCCGCGCGCATGGCCCTTTTGGAGTCGCGCGGCCACAACGGCTTCGCCCACCTGATGGTGCCGGAAGCCATCCTCGGCCTCAAACAGGGCCTGGGCCGCCTGCTGCGCACGCCCCACGACCGCGGCGTGCTGGCCGTCCTGGACAACCGCCTGCTGACCAAACCCTACGGCCGACGTTTCCTCAAGGCCCTGGCGCCGGCCCCCCTGACCAGTGACCTGGCCGACGTGGCGCGTTTTTTCGCCGGGCGTCAGGCCGAACCACCATCACAAAACTGA
- a CDS encoding methyl-accepting chemotaxis protein — protein MFKHMKLTGKMFSGFGLLIAILCVVAVVGLTAIIGAGGILQKTGSMISLATGAVGLDLHHKRFMISGDEAQIEKAARYYENIDRGVSQGREAFTDQETLGMIEWASKELAAIKTDLQTYLDLARKKKAAQRSMDDKAAQAVDFCQKIVAMQKEQLQKANDAATADMADAILSIDIDRMERIQKESVELLNKKWQTAGLANDMILLLMDSRQLEKSYILTPTAALKDAHYNDFQKIKADIANLRQALTAPEDLAVIDQFDSALQGYEDAFVELTKFTERQQGIEQHISKVAAEVDAKVYPVQAKYTEELYNSMTRAVVMIIVTAVVGVAVGLILAWLLTRGIAGPIRKAITGLSEGATQVTAAASEVNNASQSLAEGASHQASSIEETSAAMEQMASMTDQNAEHAQETDTLMAQAAQLISNANGYVAQLKGAIDQINQASDQTVKIIKTIDEIAFQTNLLALNAAVEAARAGEAGAGFAVVAEEVRNLAMRAAEAAKNTQTLIEGNINNIKRGASLMVDTESAFASVEGIAQKVAHLVAEVAAASKEQSQGIGQVNSAISSMDRITQHNAASAEQSAAASEQLAAQSNSMLELIDGLARMVGGDQGQRPAQAQRRIQAAAPSAPSAPAALPVSDAPRLPTPAQPAQPAKPAKDDEDDFADF, from the coding sequence ATGTTCAAGCACATGAAGTTGACAGGCAAGATGTTCAGCGGCTTTGGCCTCCTGATCGCCATCTTGTGCGTGGTGGCCGTGGTTGGTTTGACGGCCATCATCGGCGCGGGCGGCATCCTCCAAAAAACCGGCTCGATGATCTCGCTGGCCACGGGCGCGGTGGGCCTGGACTTGCATCACAAGCGCTTCATGATCTCCGGCGATGAGGCTCAGATCGAAAAGGCCGCCCGTTATTACGAAAACATCGACCGCGGCGTCAGCCAGGGCCGCGAGGCCTTCACCGACCAGGAGACCCTGGGCATGATCGAGTGGGCCAGCAAGGAGTTGGCCGCCATCAAGACCGATTTGCAGACCTACCTTGATCTGGCGCGCAAAAAGAAAGCCGCCCAGCGCTCCATGGACGACAAGGCGGCCCAGGCCGTTGATTTTTGCCAAAAGATCGTGGCCATGCAAAAGGAGCAGTTGCAAAAGGCCAACGACGCCGCCACCGCCGACATGGCCGACGCCATCCTGAGCATCGACATCGACCGCATGGAGCGCATCCAGAAGGAATCGGTGGAATTGCTGAACAAAAAATGGCAGACCGCCGGCCTAGCCAACGACATGATCCTGCTGCTGATGGATTCGCGCCAGCTCGAAAAAAGCTACATCCTCACGCCCACCGCCGCGCTCAAGGACGCCCACTACAACGACTTCCAAAAGATCAAGGCCGACATCGCCAACCTGCGCCAGGCCCTCACCGCGCCCGAGGATCTGGCGGTCATCGACCAGTTCGACAGCGCCCTGCAGGGCTACGAAGACGCCTTTGTCGAGCTGACCAAATTCACCGAACGCCAGCAAGGCATTGAGCAGCACATCAGCAAGGTGGCCGCGGAAGTAGACGCCAAAGTCTATCCCGTCCAGGCTAAGTACACTGAAGAACTATATAATTCCATGACAAGGGCCGTGGTGATGATCATCGTCACCGCCGTTGTCGGCGTGGCCGTGGGCCTGATCCTGGCCTGGCTGCTGACCCGCGGCATCGCCGGGCCCATCCGCAAGGCCATCACCGGCCTCAGCGAGGGCGCGACCCAGGTCACCGCCGCCGCCTCCGAGGTCAACAACGCCAGCCAATCCCTGGCCGAGGGCGCTTCCCATCAGGCCTCCAGCATCGAGGAAACCAGCGCGGCCATGGAGCAAATGGCCTCCATGACCGACCAGAACGCCGAGCACGCCCAAGAGACCGACACGCTCATGGCCCAGGCCGCCCAGCTCATCAGCAACGCCAATGGCTACGTGGCCCAGCTCAAGGGGGCCATCGACCAGATCAACCAGGCCTCCGACCAGACCGTCAAGATCATCAAGACCATCGACGAGATCGCCTTCCAGACCAACCTGCTGGCCTTGAACGCCGCGGTGGAGGCCGCCCGGGCCGGCGAGGCCGGCGCCGGCTTCGCCGTGGTGGCCGAGGAAGTGCGCAACCTGGCCATGCGCGCCGCCGAGGCGGCCAAAAACACCCAGACCCTCATCGAGGGCAACATCAACAACATCAAGAGGGGCGCCTCCCTCATGGTCGACACCGAGAGCGCCTTCGCCAGCGTGGAGGGCATCGCCCAGAAGGTGGCCCACCTGGTGGCCGAGGTGGCCGCCGCCTCCAAGGAACAATCCCAGGGCATCGGCCAGGTCAACTCGGCCATCAGCTCCATGGACCGCATCACCCAGCACAACGCGGCCAGCGCCGAGCAGTCGGCCGCCGCCTCCGAGCAACTCGCCGCCCAATCCAACTCCATGCTCGAACTGATCGACGGACTGGCCCGCATGGTCGGCGGCGACCAGGGCCAGCGCCCGGCCCAAGCCCAACGGCGCATCCAGGCCGCCGCGCCGTCCGCGCCGTCCGCCCCCGCCGCCCTGCCGGTCAGCGACGCGCCCCGCTTGCCCACGCCGGCCCAGCCGGCCCAGCCGGCCAAGCCGGCCAAGGACGACGAGGACGATTTCGCCGACTTCTAA
- a CDS encoding long-chain-fatty-acid--CoA ligase, with the protein MEQRIWHKQYRPETPAELDLEPVTMPELLARQAKRIPKSDAMLYMGKHITYEELDYLAGRFAAGMAALGVGRGDRVAVALPNTPQTVIAHFGLWRLGAVPVACNPLYTDAEMEHQFKLAGVGAAVALDLLCPRLLALRAKTDLRLLVCCHINDYLPFPLRQLYPLLKRQMYRRYERQAGYWPFMEVIANAPGAHTGPPPKWDDLALIPFTGGTTGVSKGVMITHANASSIVQILRAWFFDLASQPGSELGVFPIFHISGFTGVLNTCVINGWSNILVPKPEPATALQMIIKYRPDLVPAVPTLYVGIMAQPEFAKADLSFVKGFFSGAAPLAVDTIHDLKAATGGDIMEVYGMTESCALITATPWRGKLKPGSVGVPLPNTDVKLVDMEDGKTIVPVGEPGEIAFRGPQMCAGYYNMPAETAHAIRDGWFHTGDVAKMDEDGFLFIVDRTKDMIVASGFNIYPREIDEVLFEHPAVLEACAVGVPDDYRGETVKAFVVLNRGMKATPEELDQWCRQRLTPYKAPKLYEFVESLPKSAVGKILRRELRDREWAKSGRQRNV; encoded by the coding sequence GTGGAACAACGCATTTGGCACAAACAGTATCGGCCCGAGACGCCAGCGGAGCTCGACCTGGAGCCGGTGACCATGCCCGAATTGCTCGCCCGGCAGGCCAAACGGATCCCCAAAAGCGACGCCATGCTCTACATGGGCAAGCATATCACTTATGAAGAATTGGATTATCTGGCCGGGCGCTTCGCCGCCGGCATGGCCGCCCTGGGCGTCGGCCGGGGCGACAGGGTGGCCGTCGCCCTGCCCAATACGCCCCAGACGGTCATCGCCCACTTCGGCCTGTGGCGCTTGGGGGCGGTGCCGGTGGCCTGCAACCCGCTCTACACCGACGCCGAGATGGAACACCAGTTCAAGTTGGCCGGGGTCGGCGCGGCGGTGGCCCTGGATCTGCTATGCCCGCGCCTGCTGGCCCTGCGGGCCAAAACCGACCTGCGCCTGCTGGTCTGTTGCCACATCAACGACTATCTGCCCTTTCCGCTGCGCCAGCTCTACCCGCTGCTCAAGCGCCAGATGTATCGCCGCTACGAGCGCCAGGCCGGCTATTGGCCCTTCATGGAAGTCATCGCCAACGCGCCCGGCGCGCACACCGGCCCGCCGCCCAAATGGGACGACCTGGCCTTGATCCCCTTCACCGGCGGCACCACCGGCGTCTCCAAGGGCGTGATGATCACCCACGCCAACGCCTCGTCCATCGTGCAGATCCTGCGGGCCTGGTTTTTCGACCTGGCCTCCCAGCCGGGCAGCGAACTCGGCGTTTTTCCGATCTTTCACATCTCGGGCTTCACGGGGGTCTTGAACACCTGCGTGATCAACGGCTGGAGCAACATCCTGGTGCCCAAGCCCGAGCCGGCCACGGCCCTGCAAATGATCATCAAATATCGCCCGGACCTGGTGCCGGCCGTGCCCACCCTCTACGTGGGCATCATGGCCCAGCCCGAGTTCGCCAAGGCCGATCTGTCGTTCGTCAAGGGCTTTTTCTCGGGGGCCGCGCCGCTGGCCGTCGACACCATCCACGACCTCAAGGCAGCCACCGGCGGCGACATCATGGAGGTCTACGGCATGACCGAGTCGTGCGCCCTGATCACCGCCACGCCCTGGCGCGGCAAGCTCAAGCCCGGCAGCGTGGGCGTGCCGCTGCCCAACACCGACGTCAAACTGGTGGACATGGAAGACGGCAAGACCATCGTGCCCGTGGGCGAACCGGGCGAGATCGCCTTCCGGGGGCCCCAGATGTGCGCCGGCTACTACAACATGCCCGCCGAGACGGCCCACGCCATCCGCGACGGCTGGTTCCACACCGGCGACGTGGCCAAGATGGACGAGGACGGCTTCCTTTTCATCGTCGATCGCACCAAGGACATGATCGTGGCCTCGGGCTTCAACATCTATCCCCGCGAGATCGACGAGGTGCTTTTCGAGCATCCGGCGGTGCTGGAGGCCTGTGCGGTGGGCGTGCCCGACGACTATCGCGGCGAAACGGTCAAGGCCTTCGTGGTGCTCAACCGCGGCATGAAGGCCACGCCCGAGGAACTGGACCAGTGGTGTCGCCAGCGCCTGACGCCCTACAAGGCGCCCAAGCTCTACGAGTTCGTCGAGAGCCTGCCCAAGAGCGCCGTGGGTAAGATCCTGCGCCGCGAGCTGCGCGACCGCGAATGGGCCAAGTCCGGCCGCCAACGCAACGTTTGA
- a CDS encoding Yip1 family protein — translation MAGCCAFCGAQVDPTAAPGSLPGTIVCHVCGREIDAPGQGPTTAPPPSSPLAAPATGPSGPGPCQGPAPAWEGQGPLWRRLARTTSQMLFHPGQTLATPPPPGYAGPLGYGLILGTFGMAMQGLWGRLQGEALWASTAGLWLLALAPLVVLAALFVGAWILHFGLWMVGGDRRGLAATFRYCAYSQASGVFYLLPLIGPLLGGAWSLVILLVGLARAHDIAKRQVFSALLVIMCLLGALAGVVVAGLSALKLGQMTGPRF, via the coding sequence ATGGCCGGGTGCTGCGCCTTTTGCGGGGCCCAGGTCGACCCCACGGCCGCGCCGGGCTCTTTGCCGGGCACGATCGTCTGCCACGTCTGCGGCCGCGAGATCGACGCGCCGGGCCAAGGGCCCACGACGGCCCCGCCGCCGTCTTCGCCGCTGGCCGCTCCCGCCACCGGGCCGTCCGGCCCAGGCCCTTGCCAGGGGCCGGCCCCGGCCTGGGAGGGCCAAGGTCCGTTGTGGCGGCGTTTGGCGCGCACCACCAGCCAGATGCTTTTTCATCCCGGCCAGACCCTGGCCACGCCGCCGCCGCCGGGCTACGCCGGGCCCCTGGGCTATGGCCTGATCCTGGGCACCTTTGGCATGGCCATGCAAGGCCTGTGGGGCCGGCTGCAAGGCGAGGCCCTGTGGGCCTCGACGGCGGGGCTGTGGCTGCTGGCCTTGGCGCCGCTGGTGGTTTTGGCCGCTTTGTTCGTGGGCGCGTGGATTTTGCACTTTGGCCTGTGGATGGTCGGCGGCGATCGTCGAGGCCTGGCCGCCACCTTCCGCTACTGCGCCTACAGCCAGGCCTCGGGCGTCTTTTACCTGCTGCCGCTGATCGGCCCACTGCTTGGCGGGGCGTGGTCGTTGGTGATCTTGCTGGTGGGCCTGGCCCGGGCTCACGATATCGCCAAGCGCCAGGTCTTTTCGGCGCTGCTGGTGATCATGTGCCTGCTTGGCGCGTTGGCCGGCGTCGTCGTCGCCGGCCTTTCGGCGCTCAAGCTGGGCCAGATGACCGGACCGCGCTTCTGA
- a CDS encoding ANTAR domain-containing response regulator, which translates to MAKQHVVLINKPGSPLGRAIDQTLHNDLGLVVWQVSQPPLPKAAEQQSWALWDISGYGPDDARDLAPALAQAQTPVILLCAKVDQAACELLATLREPTPDEPRIIGLVHAPENWADLTTLLRPSLDHLALLREKEAEIERLRQELQDRRVIERAKYALMVARGVDEEQAYAMIRLHSRNTNQRMVDVANKILQLNDKLAGRGD; encoded by the coding sequence ATGGCCAAGCAACACGTGGTGCTCATCAACAAGCCCGGCTCTCCGCTGGGCCGAGCCATCGATCAAACCCTGCACAACGACCTGGGCCTGGTGGTCTGGCAGGTCAGCCAGCCGCCGCTGCCCAAGGCGGCCGAACAGCAATCATGGGCCCTGTGGGATATCAGCGGCTATGGCCCCGACGACGCCCGCGACCTGGCCCCGGCCCTGGCCCAGGCCCAAACGCCGGTGATCCTGTTGTGCGCCAAGGTCGATCAGGCCGCCTGCGAGCTGCTGGCGACCCTGCGCGAGCCGACCCCGGACGAGCCCCGGATCATCGGCCTGGTCCACGCGCCGGAAAACTGGGCCGATTTGACCACCCTGCTGCGCCCGTCGCTGGACCATCTGGCGCTGCTGCGCGAAAAAGAGGCCGAGATAGAGCGCCTGCGCCAGGAGTTGCAAGACCGCCGCGTCATCGAGCGGGCCAAGTACGCCCTGATGGTCGCCCGCGGCGTCGACGAGGAACAGGCCTACGCCATGATCCGCCTGCACAGCCGCAACACCAACCAGCGCATGGTCGATGTGGCCAACAAGATTTTGCAGTTGAACGACAAGCTGGCTGGCCGGGGCGATTGA
- a CDS encoding sirohydrochlorin cobaltochelatase, which yields MIQDRPALLLAAHGAGRPQAMAGVDNVVALARAAFPHAEARLCLTAEAVRRALAKSTGAEPPPGPLLALAQLREEGFREVVVQPLHIFAGSEFMDLTALCQGLAGVQTLDPAHRPFDLLVVGRPALGQPGPRHPYLEDIERAAQALAGDVEMARAEGAALCYAGHGNKRFSTGVYQELQALMGRLYPETPCLVGALDGLLGLDHVRRGLAGLGAGKVLLVPLLLVAGGHAVRDICGQGVDSWAGALAADGLTVRCLSRGLGEVDAFARLFIDHARDAAQDAGFAL from the coding sequence ATGATCCAAGACAGACCAGCCTTGTTGTTGGCCGCCCACGGGGCCGGCCGGCCCCAGGCCATGGCCGGCGTCGACAACGTCGTGGCCCTGGCCCGCGCCGCCTTTCCCCACGCCGAGGCGCGCCTGTGCCTGACCGCCGAGGCCGTGCGACGGGCCTTGGCCAAAAGCACGGGCGCCGAACCGCCGCCGGGGCCGCTGCTGGCCCTGGCCCAACTGCGCGAGGAAGGCTTCCGCGAGGTGGTCGTCCAGCCGCTGCACATCTTCGCCGGCTCGGAGTTCATGGACCTGACGGCCTTGTGCCAGGGCCTGGCCGGCGTGCAAACCCTGGACCCGGCCCATCGTCCCTTTGACCTCCTGGTCGTGGGCCGGCCCGCCTTGGGCCAGCCCGGTCCGCGTCATCCCTACCTGGAAGACATCGAACGGGCGGCCCAGGCCCTGGCCGGCGACGTGGAGATGGCCCGCGCCGAGGGCGCGGCGCTGTGCTACGCCGGCCACGGCAACAAACGCTTCTCCACCGGCGTCTACCAAGAGCTGCAAGCGCTGATGGGCCGGCTCTACCCCGAAACGCCGTGCCTGGTGGGCGCGCTGGATGGCCTGCTGGGCCTGGATCACGTGCGGCGTGGCCTGGCCGGGCTGGGCGCGGGCAAGGTGTTGCTCGTCCCGCTGCTGCTGGTGGCCGGCGGACACGCGGTGCGCGACATCTGTGGCCAGGGCGTGGATTCGTGGGCCGGGGCCCTGGCCGCCGATGGCCTGACGGTGCGTTGCCTGAGCCGTGGCCTGGGCGAGGTCGACGCCTTTGCCCGGCTCTTTATCGATCACGCCCGCGACGCCGCCCAAGACGCCGGCTTTGCGCTCTGA
- a CDS encoding CBS domain-containing protein: MKVRNWMTPDPITVGPETLLMEARELMDDNRIRRLPVVDKKGRLVGMVTLRRILEAMPSEATSLSVQERNYLLSRLRVGDIMQKDPVFVSPEDFVMDVIRLGQERGIGAFPVVDNGRLVGIATETEIFNATMHVIGARAGQSVVVLEGVDIQNDLGAMSRIARIVESHGAPVEAIFSLPHRASQGHRVYIRAKTEQAQGLKRDLAAAGYKVEQ, encoded by the coding sequence ATGAAGGTCAGAAACTGGATGACCCCGGACCCGATCACGGTCGGCCCGGAAACGCTTCTGATGGAAGCGCGGGAGCTGATGGACGACAACCGCATCCGCCGCCTGCCGGTGGTGGACAAAAAAGGCCGGCTGGTGGGCATGGTCACCTTGCGGCGCATCCTGGAGGCCATGCCCTCCGAGGCCACCTCGCTGAGCGTCCAGGAACGCAACTATCTGCTCTCGCGCCTGCGCGTGGGCGACATCATGCAAAAAGACCCGGTGTTCGTCTCGCCCGAGGATTTCGTCATGGATGTCATCCGCCTGGGCCAGGAGCGGGGCATCGGGGCCTTTCCGGTGGTGGACAACGGCCGTTTGGTGGGCATCGCCACCGAGACCGAGATCTTCAACGCCACCATGCATGTCATCGGCGCGCGGGCCGGCCAGTCGGTGGTGGTGCTGGAGGGCGTCGACATCCAAAACGACCTGGGGGCCATGAGCCGGATAGCGCGCATCGTGGAAAGCCACGGCGCGCCGGTGGAGGCCATCTTCAGCCTGCCCCACCGGGCCAGCCAGGGGCACAGGGTCTATATCAGGGCCAAGACCGAGCAGGCCCAAGGCCTGAAGCGCGACCTGGCCGCCGCCGGCTACAAGGTGGAGCAGTGA
- a CDS encoding patatin-like phospholipase family protein, with the protein MKKIGLALGGGGAKGLAHLLMLEALDEMGLKPACIAGASIGAVFGAAYASGVGVGRIREAVDELLSKDGVRLRELIFTRDGRRLLEFFEPALKGGGVLRGENFMAYLMENIPADYFEDLELPLKVVAADFWSREEVVFGSGPLGPAIRASMAIPWLFQPVRMGELLLIDGGAVNPLPYDLLQGECDITIAIDVMGSRPHPGKEKPGMLDYLFNTYQIMQKSIVRQKMRVRRPDVYIDVDVAGVRVMEFFKAGEIYRQAMPAKERLKRQLGRLLDTDR; encoded by the coding sequence ATGAAAAAAATCGGTTTGGCTCTGGGCGGCGGCGGGGCCAAGGGCCTGGCCCACCTGCTGATGCTGGAAGCCCTGGATGAAATGGGCCTCAAGCCGGCCTGCATTGCCGGGGCCAGCATCGGCGCGGTCTTCGGCGCGGCCTACGCCTCGGGCGTGGGCGTGGGCCGCATCCGCGAGGCGGTCGACGAACTGCTCTCCAAGGACGGCGTGCGCCTGCGCGAGCTGATCTTCACCCGCGACGGCCGCCGGTTGCTGGAGTTTTTCGAGCCGGCCCTCAAGGGCGGCGGCGTGTTGCGCGGCGAAAATTTCATGGCCTATCTCATGGAAAACATCCCCGCCGATTATTTCGAGGACCTGGAACTGCCGCTGAAGGTCGTCGCCGCCGATTTCTGGAGCCGCGAGGAGGTCGTCTTCGGGTCCGGCCCGCTGGGCCCGGCCATCAGGGCCAGCATGGCCATACCCTGGCTGTTCCAGCCGGTGCGCATGGGCGAGTTGCTGCTCATCGACGGCGGAGCGGTCAACCCCCTGCCCTACGACCTGTTGCAGGGCGAGTGCGACATCACCATCGCCATCGACGTCATGGGCAGCCGGCCCCACCCCGGCAAGGAAAAGCCGGGCATGCTCGACTATCTGTTCAACACCTACCAGATCATGCAAAAGAGCATCGTGCGCCAGAAAATGCGCGTGCGCCGGCCCGACGTCTACATCGACGTGGACGTGGCCGGCGTGCGGGTGATGGAATTTTTCAAGGCCGGCGAGATCTACCGCCAGGCCATGCCGGCCAAGGAGCGCCTCAAACGCCAACTCGGCCGCCTGCTGGACACCGACCGCTAA